DNA sequence from the Phycisphaerae bacterium genome:
GTTGCATGACGCTCCCTACGGTCATTGTGGCGAACATGATCCATTTCGTACGGCGAATTCGCTTCATGAGATTGCCTCGCGGCGTCCCGAAAGGCGCGGACTCGCACCCGGCGGTCGCCACCGGATATACTATCGACCGACCGGCGAGGACGCCATGAGGCGTTTGAGGCCCCGGGAGTGCGGGTGCGAGGCTGTCATGAAGTCCTTTCCCATTGACCTATCGAGTGACACTCAGACCCGGCCGACGGCGGGGATGCGGCAGGCGATTGCGCAGGCAGAGGTGGGGGACGAGCAGAAACGCGAGGACCCAAGCGTCAATCGCTTGCAGGAAATGGTGGCGGCGCTGACGGGCAAGGAGGCGGCCCTGTTCCTGCCGACGGGGACGATGTGCAATCTGATCGCCCACGCGATCCATTGCCGGCCGGGAGACGAGATTATCCTGGAATCGACGAGCCATCCGGCGCATTTTGAGGGCGGCGGGCCGGCTGTGCACAGCCGGGCCTCGCTGCGGCTGATCGAGACGGACAGTGGCGTGTTCACGCCGGCGCAAGTCGAGGCGTGCCTGCGACCGGACGATGCCCACTTTACACGGTCGCGGCTGGTGTGCGTGGAGAACACGCACAATCTCCGTGGTGGGCGGGTGTGGCCGTTGGGGGCGATTAGGGCAGTGACCGAGTGTGCGAGGAAGCATGGGCTATTGCTGCACTTGGATGGGGCGCGGCTGCTCAACGCGGTCGTGGCATCAGCGGTTTCGGCGCGGGACTATTGCGCGCCATTCGACTCGTGCTGGATCGACCTCTCCAAGGGGCTGGGTTGCCCGGTGGGGGCGGTCCTGGCGGGCAGTCGCGAATTCATCGCCCAGGCGTGGAGGCATAAGCACCTCTTCGGCGGGGCGATGCGCCAGGCGGGAATCATCGCCGCGGCGGGCGTGTATGCGCTGGAGCATCATGTCGACCGTCTGGCGGAGGATCATGCGAAGGCGAAGCAGCTCGCGGAAGGCCTCGCGCAGATCAAAGGGATCCAGGTCGACGTCGCCGCGGTGGAGACGAACATCGTCATGTTCGACATCGGCGGAACGGGTGTTAGCCGTGCGGATTTCCTGAAGGGCCTGGAGCCGCACGGCGTGCGCTTCAGCCCGCTGATGCAGCCAACGCGATTGCGGGCGGTGACGCATTTGGATATTCCGGGGGATGCGGCAGAAAAGGCGGTTGAAGCGGTGCGAAATGTCCTCGGCGGTCACTAATTGCTATACTATGCAAGCCGAAGCGTGATCATGGTGATGTGTACGAAACCAAAACCTTGTGACTTGGTTGCCGTCGTCCGCACCGACGAGTCGGCCGCAGTGCAGGCGGGTGATGTCGGCACTATCGTGGAGGTATTGCCGCCTGATGGCTTAGAGGTGGAATTCCTGGATCGCGTTGGTCGCACACGTTGCGTTTCCACTCTCAACGTCGCGGACGTTTTGGTCCTTAATCGAGAACGAACCCACGTTGGCTAAACGCGGTCCGATCCGGGCCGCGTCTATCTGCCTTATCCCAAAACGGCTAGAATATCGATTATTAAGTGTTGCTGGCCGAGGAATCGGATCGTGGAACATCCGCTGTTAAGAATCATGAGCGAGCGCGTCGTCGTCCTGGATGGGGCGATGGGCACCAGCGTCTATGCGCACGATCTGTCCGTGGAGAAGGACTATCGCGGATGCGAGAATTGTCCGGAGGTCATCAACCTCTCGCGGCCGGATGTCGTCGAGGCGATCCACGAGTCGTTCATCAAAGTCGGCGTCGATGCTGTTGAAACCAATACCTTCGGCGGGAACAAAATCGTCCTCGCGGAGTTCAAGCTCGAAGACCAGACCCACGCGATCAATAAGCAGGCGGCCCAGATCGCCCGGAAGGTGGTCGATCGGAATAAGAAGCCGGATCGGCCGCTGTTTGTCTTTGGGTCGATGGGGCCGGGAACGAAGCTGCCGACGCTGGGGCACACCACCTTCGATGTGCTGGAGGACAGCTACGCCGAACAGGCCCGCGGGCTTTTGGACGGCGGCGCGGATGCCCTCATCATCGAGACATGCCAGGACATCCTTCAGGCCAAGGCCGCGGTGTGCGGGGCGACGCTGGCCATGCACGAACGGTCGCGGCAGGTACCGCTGATCGTCCAGGTGACCATCGAAACGACGGGCACCATGCTTGTCGGAACGGAGATCGGCGCGGCGCTGGTGGCGCTGGAGGCCTATCCGCAGATCAGCGTCATCGGGATCAACTGCGCAACCGGTCCGCAGGAGATGTCCGAGCATATTCGGTATCTCGGGCGGTATTCGTCGCGGCCGATCAGCGTCGTGCCGAACGCGGGCTTGCCGCAACTGGTGGACGGCCGGTCGCACTATTCGTTGACACCGGCGGAATTGGCCAAATGGCTGCGCGAGTTCGCCGTTGAAGATGGCGTGAGCATCGTTGGGGGCTGCTGCGGGACGACGCCAGAGCATCTGGCCGCGGTCGTGGAGGCCGTGCGCGGCATTGTCCCCAAACATCGCCAGCCGATCCGGCAGCCGAGCGTCAGCAGCATCTATCAAGCCGTCACACTGCGCCAGGACAACAGCTTTCTTATCGTCGGCGAGCGCAGCAACACCAACGGCAGCCGCAAGTTTAAAGACCTTCTCGTCGCTGAAGATATCGACGGGCTCGTGGAGGTGGGCCGCGAGCAGGTCCGCGAAGGCGCGCACGTCCTCGACGTTTGCGTGGATTACGTCGGCCGCGACGGCGTCCCGGACATGGACCGCATCGTCTCGCGCTATGTGAAGGACGTGACCGTTCCGTTGATGCTGGATTCGACTGAGTGGCAGGTCCTCGAAGCGGGATTGAAGCGCGCCGGAGGAAAGTGCATCGTCAACTCCGTCAATTTGGAGGACGGCGAGGAGAAGATGCAGAAAGTCTGCCCGCTGCTAAAAAAGTACGGGGCGGCGGTGGTGGCGCTAACGATCGATGAAGACCCGGTCGAAGCGATGGGCAAGACGTGCGGGCGCAAGGTGGAGATCGCCCAGCGGATTCACGGGTTGTTGACGAAAAAATACGCGATTCCTGAAGAGGACATCCTCTTTGACTGCCTGACTTTTCCCATCACGACAGGCAACGATGCCGATCGGCGGCTGGCGCTGGAGACGCTGGACGCGATAGAGGTCTTGATGAAGGAAATGCCCCGGTGCGGGACGATCCTGGGACTGTCCAACGTGAGCTTCGGATTGGCCCCCGTAGCACGGGCGGTGCTGAATTCCGTTTTTCTTCAGGAGGCGATCGCGCGGGGTCTGACGGCGGCGATCGTTCACGCAAGCAAGATCCTCCCGCGGAACAAGATCAGCGACGAGCGCTGGGAGGCGGCGCTCGATTTAATCTACGACCGCAGGCGGGACGGACGCGATCCGCTGCATCACTTCATCGGCCTGTTCGGAGAGGGTGAGAAGATCGGCGAGAAGAAGACCACGCTCGCGGACCTGCCGTTAGAAGAGCGGCTTAAGCAGCGGATCATCGACGGCGACCGGATCGGGATCGACAAAGACCTCGACGAGGCGAGGCAGCGGTACAAGCCGTTGGACATCATCAACACATTCCTGCTCGACGGGATGAAGGTTGTTGGCGAGCTGTTCGGGTCGGGCAAGATGCAGCTCCCGTTCGTGCTCTCGTCGGCTGAGACCATGAAAGCGGCCGTGGCCCTGCTCGAACCGCACATGGAACGCGTCGCCGGGCAGAGCAAGGGGACCATCGTGCTCGCGACGGTCAAGGGCGACGTCCACGACATCGGCAAGAACCTAGTGGACATCATCCTGAGCAACAACGGCTATACGGTCCACAACCTCGGAATCAAGCAGCCGATCGCGAGCATCATTGAGGCGTTTGAGAAACATGGGGCGGATGCGATCGGTCTGTCGGGGCTGCTCGTGAAGTCGACGCTCGTGATGCGCGATGATTTGGCGGTGTTGAACGAGCGGGGGCTGACGATGCCGGTCATCCTCGGCGGTGCGGCGCTGACGCGGGCGTACGTCGAGCAGGACCTACGCGGCATTTATCATGGGCCGGTTGCGTATGCTAAGGATGCGTTTGAGGGGCTCGCGCTGATGAAGCGGCTCTCGGAGGGCAAGCCGCTTGTGGAGGAGGGCAAGCCGGTGATTTCCGCGGCGCGCAAGCCGGCGGTGGAAGCGACAATGCGCCGGCCGGGCGTCGCGCGGAGCGGCGTCGCCATAGACAATCCGATCCCCACGCCGCCGTTCTGGGGTTCGCGCGTCGTGGAACGGATTGATCTGCGGACGGTCCTGCCATTTATCAACGAAAAGATGCTCTTCGGCGTGCAGTGGCAGTACACGCCGGGGGGACGGAAGCGCGAGGAATACGAGACATTCATCAAGACCGAGGTGCGGCCGATCCTGCACACGTTGGCGAAGCGCTGCGCGGACGAAGGAATATTGCAGCCGCAGGCTATCTACGGTTACTGGCCGTGCAACAGTGAGGGTGACGAACTCGTCATCTATGCGCCGCTACCAGAGGGGACACCTTTCACTCAAGCCTCAAGCCTCAAGCCTCAAGCCTCTGAGATCATGCGCTTCACGTTCCCGCGGCAGGGCGAGCCGCCGCACTGGTGCCTGGCGGATTTCTGGCGGCCCGTCGCGAGCGGGCAGATCGACGTCGTCGCGTTTTCTATCGTGACGGTCGGCGGTCGTGCGACGGAGGTGGCCCGGCAGTGGTTTGAGCAGAACCTGTTCAAGGATTACCTGCACCTGCACGGACTGTCCGTCGAGGCGGCGGAGGCGCTAGCGGAGTTCATCCATAAACAGGTGCGCATGGAATTGGGCATTTCCGGCAAAGATGCCCGCGACATCCGCAAGTTGTTTCAACAGGGCTATCAAGGCAGCCGGTATAGCTTCGGTTATCCGGCGTGCCCGAACCTGGAGGCCCAGGCGAAGTTGTGGCCGCTCCTGGAACCGGGGCGGATCGGACTTTCGCTCAGCGAGGAGTACCAACTCGATCCCGAGCAATCGACGAGCGCGATCATCGCGCACCACCCCGAGGCGCGGTACTTCGCAGTCCGCGGCGCGCCGGCCGATCCGCAGATCGCGGCGCGGATTGGCCAATCTTAACTTCCTTCAGCCCGAACAAGCTTTACACGATGGGACTTTGGGATTGGAACATTCAGCTTTGGCCGAGAAATCCGATTGGGCAACGCGTTCCCTTTACGCGGCCAGCGTGGATGCCCGAGTATTTCTGGAGTCGCATTCGGATTGTGCGAGATTCCGGTCTCTGTGTAGGTGTTCTCGGTTTGGCTTGGTTCAACTTCTGCTTCTTTCAAAGTCGCTTCAGGCCATGGATGATGATCGCATTTGTTCCGATCTACTTGCAGGCGCTCTTTTATGCCTATTGGCCTCGTTACGTTCGTCGGCAGATTGT
Encoded proteins:
- a CDS encoding GntG family PLP-dependent aldolase; its protein translation is MKSFPIDLSSDTQTRPTAGMRQAIAQAEVGDEQKREDPSVNRLQEMVAALTGKEAALFLPTGTMCNLIAHAIHCRPGDEIILESTSHPAHFEGGGPAVHSRASLRLIETDSGVFTPAQVEACLRPDDAHFTRSRLVCVENTHNLRGGRVWPLGAIRAVTECARKHGLLLHLDGARLLNAVVASAVSARDYCAPFDSCWIDLSKGLGCPVGAVLAGSREFIAQAWRHKHLFGGAMRQAGIIAAAGVYALEHHVDRLAEDHAKAKQLAEGLAQIKGIQVDVAAVETNIVMFDIGGTGVSRADFLKGLEPHGVRFSPLMQPTRLRAVTHLDIPGDAAEKAVEAVRNVLGGH
- the metH gene encoding methionine synthase — its product is MEHPLLRIMSERVVVLDGAMGTSVYAHDLSVEKDYRGCENCPEVINLSRPDVVEAIHESFIKVGVDAVETNTFGGNKIVLAEFKLEDQTHAINKQAAQIARKVVDRNKKPDRPLFVFGSMGPGTKLPTLGHTTFDVLEDSYAEQARGLLDGGADALIIETCQDILQAKAAVCGATLAMHERSRQVPLIVQVTIETTGTMLVGTEIGAALVALEAYPQISVIGINCATGPQEMSEHIRYLGRYSSRPISVVPNAGLPQLVDGRSHYSLTPAELAKWLREFAVEDGVSIVGGCCGTTPEHLAAVVEAVRGIVPKHRQPIRQPSVSSIYQAVTLRQDNSFLIVGERSNTNGSRKFKDLLVAEDIDGLVEVGREQVREGAHVLDVCVDYVGRDGVPDMDRIVSRYVKDVTVPLMLDSTEWQVLEAGLKRAGGKCIVNSVNLEDGEEKMQKVCPLLKKYGAAVVALTIDEDPVEAMGKTCGRKVEIAQRIHGLLTKKYAIPEEDILFDCLTFPITTGNDADRRLALETLDAIEVLMKEMPRCGTILGLSNVSFGLAPVARAVLNSVFLQEAIARGLTAAIVHASKILPRNKISDERWEAALDLIYDRRRDGRDPLHHFIGLFGEGEKIGEKKTTLADLPLEERLKQRIIDGDRIGIDKDLDEARQRYKPLDIINTFLLDGMKVVGELFGSGKMQLPFVLSSAETMKAAVALLEPHMERVAGQSKGTIVLATVKGDVHDIGKNLVDIILSNNGYTVHNLGIKQPIASIIEAFEKHGADAIGLSGLLVKSTLVMRDDLAVLNERGLTMPVILGGAALTRAYVEQDLRGIYHGPVAYAKDAFEGLALMKRLSEGKPLVEEGKPVISAARKPAVEATMRRPGVARSGVAIDNPIPTPPFWGSRVVERIDLRTVLPFINEKMLFGVQWQYTPGGRKREEYETFIKTEVRPILHTLAKRCADEGILQPQAIYGYWPCNSEGDELVIYAPLPEGTPFTQASSLKPQASEIMRFTFPRQGEPPHWCLADFWRPVASGQIDVVAFSIVTVGGRATEVARQWFEQNLFKDYLHLHGLSVEAAEALAEFIHKQVRMELGISGKDARDIRKLFQQGYQGSRYSFGYPACPNLEAQAKLWPLLEPGRIGLSLSEEYQLDPEQSTSAIIAHHPEARYFAVRGAPADPQIAARIGQS